TGATCGTGACGCCCGTCCTGGTGTCGCCCCGATCGATTGCCCAGTTGATCGGCGCCGCACCGCGCAGCGCGGGCAGCAGCGAGGCGTGGACGTTGAACGAGCCGCGCGGCCAGACCTCGAGCACGGAGCGCGGCAGGATCTGGCCGTACGCGACGACGACGTTCGCGTCCGCGTCGTATTCCTTCAGCTCCTCGAGGAACTCCGGCGCCCGCGCGCGCTCCGGCTGCAGCAGCGGGATCTGTTCCTCCTGCGCGAGCAGCTTGACCGGTGAGGCGCGCAGCGTGCGGCCGCGGCCGGCGCGCCGGTCCGGCTGCGTCACGACCGCGACGACCTCGTGCATCTCGCCCAGCAGCGCCTGGAGCGACGGCACGGCGAAGTCCGGGGTGCCCCAGAAGACTACCTTCATCAGACTGCGGGCCGGGGCCCGGGGCCCTGGGCCGGGGGGCATCCACATGGTTCGCCTGGCGCGCACTGCGTTCGCCACGCGTCTGCGAGCGGGATCCCGGCGTAGTTCGGCCGCTTGTCTCCCGGCCCCGGCCGCGGGCCCGAGGCCCCGGCCCGCCTCACGATTTCCTCACGGCCGAACCTTCTCCCACCGCTTGAGCAGCATCTTGCGCTTGAGCGCGCTCACGCGATCGATGAACAGGATGCCATTGATGTGATCGATCTCGTGCTGCAGGATGCGCGCGAGCAGTCCTTCCGCCTCGATGGTGACGGGCTCTCCCCGGTCGCTCAGGCCGGTGACGGTCACGCTCTTCGAACGGTCGACCATCTCCTTCAGCCCCGGCAGGCTCAGACAACCCTCCTCGCCTCGCTCGATCTCCTCCGAGGCGGAGCGGATCTCCGGGTTCACGAGTGCGAACGGCTGCACGCTCTCGTCGCGCGGGTCCACGACGATGACGCGCTGACTCACGCCGACCTGCGGGGCGGCCAGCCCGACGCCGTCCTCCGCGTACATCGTTTCGAACATGTCGGTAATGAGCGTGCGGATTTCGTCCGTCACGTCCGCGACCGGCTCCGCCACGGTGCGCAGAACCGGGTCGCCAAGGTAT
The sequence above is drawn from the Longimicrobiales bacterium genome and encodes:
- a CDS encoding methionyl-tRNA formyltransferase; its protein translation is MKVVFWGTPDFAVPSLQALLGEMHEVVAVVTQPDRRAGRGRTLRASPVKLLAQEEQIPLLQPERARAPEFLEELKEYDADANVVVAYGQILPRSVLEVWPRGSFNVHASLLPALRGAAPINWAIDRGDTRTGVTI
- the def gene encoding peptide deformylase — its product is MRYLGDPVLRTVAEPVADVTDEIRTLITDMFETMYAEDGVGLAAPQVGVSQRVIVVDPRDESVQPFALVNPEIRSASEEIERGEEGCLSLPGLKEMVDRSKSVTVTGLSDRGEPVTIEAEGLLARILQHEIDHINGILFIDRVSALKRKMLLKRWEKVRP